Proteins encoded by one window of Ignavibacteriota bacterium:
- a CDS encoding T9SS type A sorting domain-containing protein: MKLIILILILLMQGYYCAYSQNFIIKRTDVLNEDARFVTATYKFGFEIYLDGLPKSNSISFRLIYDQKDYIKFSQWNQGDYNVLQAVNIDIDEERSSLIIGVSSGLFPQPDENTLPKVIELEFVVLKNAPNLENLFMTFDRPVATALDSTGGISIPISTQPLNFVIHSYVNVWPGDTDNNGAVDHLDFVPVSQYIGMGSATKGFKSFKRHASSALWTPQRVLTWDSSAVTYVDCDGNGDITTSDMLIVTYNLGKDTLNPHGKTEEPDRIQSKITNQIFADESNYSYPVQISSERDFSGVAGYIELLSESNEFVGIDLGKLLPEDNYLHFFQKDNYIYFVSSNELKSKNKSKTGEIFKLVFNSENPSFAIRELNAIDFSGNIFSLKGLSSITNTEDEVEISINNTMLNVMSHNIINYIEIFDISGNILVSQKIENIYYSKNLAEFTTGTYLIKLTSNNSEIIKKINLVK; this comes from the coding sequence ATGAAATTGATTATATTGATACTTATATTGTTAATGCAGGGCTATTATTGTGCATATTCTCAGAATTTCATTATCAAACGTACTGATGTTTTGAATGAAGATGCACGGTTTGTAACTGCTACCTATAAATTTGGTTTTGAGATTTATTTGGATGGTTTGCCAAAAAGTAACAGTATTTCATTCAGATTGATTTACGACCAAAAGGACTATATTAAATTTTCTCAATGGAATCAGGGAGATTACAATGTACTTCAAGCAGTTAATATAGATATTGACGAGGAAAGATCAAGTTTAATCATTGGTGTAAGCTCCGGTCTTTTCCCCCAACCTGACGAAAATACATTGCCAAAAGTAATCGAACTTGAATTCGTAGTTCTGAAAAATGCTCCTAATCTCGAAAATTTATTTATGACATTTGACAGACCAGTAGCTACGGCATTAGATTCAACCGGAGGGATTTCAATACCTATTTCTACTCAGCCATTGAATTTTGTAATCCACAGCTATGTCAATGTATGGCCCGGAGATACAGATAATAATGGTGCAGTTGACCATCTGGATTTTGTACCTGTTTCTCAATATATTGGAATGGGATCAGCAACGAAAGGTTTCAAAAGCTTCAAGCGTCATGCTTCCTCAGCTCTGTGGACTCCACAGCGAGTACTTACCTGGGACAGTTCGGCTGTAACTTATGTAGATTGTGACGGTAATGGTGACATTACAACATCAGATATGCTGATTGTAACCTATAACCTCGGCAAGGATACTCTAAATCCACATGGCAAGACTGAAGAACCCGACAGAATTCAGTCGAAAATAACTAATCAAATTTTTGCAGATGAATCAAATTATTCATATCCTGTCCAAATTTCCAGTGAGAGAGATTTCTCCGGTGTTGCAGGTTATATAGAATTATTATCTGAAAGTAATGAATTTGTTGGAATAGACTTAGGGAAATTATTGCCCGAAGATAATTATCTTCATTTCTTTCAAAAAGATAATTATATTTATTTTGTTAGTTCAAATGAGTTAAAATCTAAGAATAAGTCAAAAACAGGTGAAATTTTTAAATTAGTTTTTAACAGCGAAAACCCATCTTTTGCAATTCGCGAGTTAAATGCAATAGATTTTTCAGGCAATATTTTTTCACTCAAAGGTTTGAGTTCAATAACTAATACTGAAGATGAAGTTGAAATTAGCATTAATAATACAATGCTGAATGTTATGAGTCATAATATTATAAATTATATTGAAATATTTGATATAAGCGGCAACATTCTGGTATCTCAGAAGATAGAAAATATCTATTATTCAAAGAACTTAGCTGAATTTACTACTGGAACATATCTCATTAAACTAACTTCAAATAATTCAGAAATAATTAAGAAAATCAACCTTGTCAAATAA